One Spinacia oleracea cultivar Varoflay chromosome 4, BTI_SOV_V1, whole genome shotgun sequence DNA segment encodes these proteins:
- the LOC110801030 gene encoding uncharacterized protein has protein sequence MASLDPEIAKTQEERKKMEQELASLSSLNYDTELYGNNAREDYVQSIPVDDDEDNADVMDNEVARKLASYTAPKSLLKEMPGAGDDYDDGLRKPQRIIDREDDYRRRRLDRVISPARHDAFAMGDKTPDVGSRTYAEVMREEALKREKEETLRLIAKKMKEEEEQKKNMGEEKGAGGDVAAQAQSSQKRRNRWDKAQDKEPDESIAKKAKSSSDWDMADSTPGIGRWDATPTPGRLGDATPSARRNRWDETPTPGRSNDSDATPTAGGVTPGATPAGTWDATPKITGMATPTPKRQRSRWDETPATMESATPMAGATPSGSMTPGVTPVGGADMATPTPNLRGPITPEQYNLMKWEKDIEDRNRPLTDEELDSMFPPEGYKILDPPNSYVPIRTPARKLLATPTPMGTPLYQIPVEDRGQQFDVGKEPANGLPFMKPEDYQIFGKLLNEENEDELSPEEQKERKIMKLLLKVKNGTPPQRKTALRQLTDKAREFGAGLLFNQILPLLMQPTLEDQERHLLVKVIDRVLYKLDELVRPFVHKILVVIEPLLIDEDYYARVEGREIISNLSKAAGLATMIAAMRPDIDNIDEYVRNTTARAFSVVASALGIPALLPFLKAVCQSKKSWQARHTGIKIVQQIAILIGCAVLPHLRSLVEIIEHGLNDENQKVRTITALSLAALAEASAPYGIESFDSVLKPLWKGIRSHRGKVLAAFLKSIGFIIPLMDALYASYYTKEVMFILIREFQSPDEEMKKIVLKVVKQCVSTEGVEADYIRSDILPEFFKNFWVRRMALDRRNYKQLVETTVEIANKVGVADIVGRIVEDLKDESEPYRRMVMETIEKVVTNLGASDINSRLEELLIDGILYAFQEQTSDDANVMLNGFGAVVNALGQRVKPYLPQICGTIKWRLNNKSAKVRQQAADLISRIAVVMKGCGEEQLMGHLGVVLYEYLGEEYPEVLGSILGALKAIVNVIGMTKMTPPIKDLLPRLTPILKNRHEKVQENCIDLVGRIADRGAEFVPAREWMRICFELLEMLKAHKKGIRRATVNTFGYIAKAIGPQDVLATLLNNLKVQERQNRVCTTVAIAIVAETCSPFTVLPALMNEYRVPELNVQNGVLKSLSFLFEYIGEMGKDYIYAVTPLLEDALMDRDLVHRQTAASAVKHMALGVAGLGCEDALVHLMNYVWPNIFETSPHVINAVTEAIEGMRVALGAAAVLNYCLQGLFHPARKVREVYWKIYNSLYIGAQDALVAAYPTLEDEGENVYSRPELLMFV, from the exons ATGGCGTCGTTAGACCCAGAGATTGCTAAGACTCaggaggagaggaagaagatggAGCAGGAGCTGGCCTCTCTTTCGTCTCTTAACTATGATACCGAGCTTTATGGGAATAATGCAAGGGAGGATTATGTTCAGTCGATTCCTGTGGATGACGATGAAGATAATGCTGATGTTATGGACAATGAGGTGGCCCGTAAATTGGCCTCCTATACGGCTCCCAAGTCTCTTTTAAAGGAAATGCCGGGTGCTGGGGATGACTATGATGATGGGTTGAGGAAGCCACAGAGGATTATTGACCGTGAGGATGATTACCGTCGAAGGAGGCTTGATCGGGTCATTTCTCCTGCAAGGCATGATGCTTTTGCGATGGGGGATAAGACCCCGGATGTTGGTTCAAGGACTTATGCAGAAGTGATGAGGGAGGAGGCATTGAAGAGGGAGAAGGAGGAAACATTGAGGTTAATTGCTAAGAAGAtgaaggaggaggaggagcaGAAGAAGAATATGGGTGAGGAGAAAGGGGCTGGTGGTGATGTTGCTGCTCAAGCTCAGTCTTCACAGAAGAGGAGAAATAGGTGGGACAAAGCACAGGATAAGGAACCTGATGAGAGCATAGCAAAGAAGGCTAAATCTTCCTCGGATTGGGATATGGCTGATTCTACCCCTGGTATTGGAAG GTGGGATGCCACTCCGACTCCAGGGAGACTTGGCGATGCAACACCTTCTGCTCGAAGGAATAGGTGGGATGAGACACCGACACCTGGCCGTTCAAATGATTCTGATGCTACACCAACAGCTGGTGGGGTCACTCCTGGTGCTACTCCAGCTGGGACATGGGATGCCACTCCAAAAATCACAGGTATGGCAACGCCAACACCGAAGCGACAGAGATCAAGGTGGGATGAGACTCCAGCTACCATGGAGAGTGCAACACCCATGGCTGGGGCAACCCCTTCTGGGTCTATGACCCCTGGTGTGACACCTGTTGGTGGGGCAGATATGGCTACACCTACTCCTAATTTGCGGGGTCCTATTACTCCTGAACAGTATAACTTGATGAAGTGGGAGAAGGATATTGAGGACAGGAACAGACCTTTGACTGATGAAGAACTTGATTCCATGTTCCCACCTGAAGGTTATAAGATCTTGGATCCTCCAAATTCATATGTGCCCATTAGGACTCCAGCTAGGAAGCTCCTTGCCACACCCACTCCAATGGGGACCCCGCTTTATCAAATACCAGTTGAAGACAGGGGCCAGCAGTTTGATGTTGGGAAGGAGCCTGCTAATGGGTTGCCATTCATGAAACCAGAGGATTATCAGATTTTCGGGAAGTTATTGAATGAAGAAAATGAGGATGAGCTATCACCTGAGGAACAGAAGGAAAGAAAGATTATGAAGCTGCTACTTAAGGTGAAAAATGGTACCCCTCCTCAGAGAAAGACTGCATTACGGCAACTCACGGACAAGGCCAGAGAATTTGGTGCTGGTCTATTGTTCAACCAGATTTTGCCTTTGCTTATGCAGCCAACGTTGGAGGACCAAGAACGGCATCTTCTAGTGAAAGTTATCGACAGGGTGTTATACAAGCTTGATGAGTTGGTTCGACCTTTCGTGCACAAGATTCTTGTTGTTATTGAGCCACTCTTAATTGACGAAGACTACTATGCTCGGGTTGAGGGGAGAGAAATTATTTCAAACTTGAGCAAAGCTGCTGGATTGGCCACTATGATTGCTGCCATGAGACCAGATATTGACAATATCGATGAGTATGTGAGGAATACGACTGCAAGGGCTTTTAGTGTTGTGGCTTCAGCCCTAGGTATTCCTGCCCTGCTGCCGTTTTTGAAGGCTGTGTGTCAAAGTAAGAAGTCATGGCAAGCCAGGCACACAGGTATTAAGATTGTTCAACAGATAGCCATTTTGATTGGTTGTGCCGTGCTGCCACACTTGAGATCTTTGGTAGAAATTATTGAACATGGTCTCAATGACGAGAATCAGAAGGTCAGAACAATTACGGCGCTGTCTCTGGCAGCTCTAGCTGAGGCTTCTGCTCCATATGGTATAGAGAGTTTTGACTCTGTGTTGAAACCTTTGTGGAAAGGTATCAGATCACACCGTGGGAAGGTCTTGGCTGCGTTCCTGAAGTCCATTGGTTTTATCATTCCACTGATGGATGCTCTCTATGCTAGTTACTATACGAAAGAAGTCATGTTCATTTTAATTCGAGAGTTCCAGTCACCAGATGAAGAaatgaaaaagattgttctGAAAGTGGTTAAACAGTGTGTAAGCACCGAAGGTGTAGAGGCTGATTACATTAGAAGTGATATTCTTCCAGAGTTCTTTAAGAACTTCTGGGTTAGGAGAATGGCACTGGACAGGAGAAACTACAAGCAGCTTGTGGAAACTACGGTAGAAATTGCAAACAAGGTCGGTGTTGCTGACATAGTGGGTAGGATAGTGGAGGATCTGAAAGATGAAAGTGAACCCTATAGGCGTATGGTCATGGAGACAATAGAGAAAGTGGTGACCAACTTGGGGGCATCTGATATTAATTCCCGCTTGGAAGAGCTTCTGATTGATGGTATTCTTTATGCTTTTCAAGAGCAGACAAGTGATGATGCCAATGTCATGCTTAATGGTTTTGGCGCTGTGGTTAATGCCCTCGGCCAAAGGGTCAAACCTTATCTCCCTCAGATATGTGGTACAATTAAGTGGCGTTTGAATAACAAGAGTGCAAAAGTAAGACAGCAGGCTGCAGATCTTATCTCCCGAATTGCTGTGGTCATGAAAGGGTGTGGAGAGGAGCAGCTTATGGGTCACCTGGGTGTGGTTTTATATGAGTATCTTGGGGAGGAATATCCTGAGGTGCTGGGTTCAATCTTAGGAGCACTCAAAGCCATTGTTAATGTCATCGGTATGACTAAGATGACCCCTCCAATTAAAGATCTGCTTCCCAGGTTGACTCCAATTCTGAAGAACAGGCATGAGAAAGTGCAGGAAAACTGCATTGATCTTGTGGGACGTATTGCGGATCGTGGAGCAGAATTTGTACCTGCAAGAGAATGGATGAGGATATGCTTTGAGCTTCTGGAGATGCTCAAGGCTCACAAGAAAGGTATTAGAAGAGCCACTGTCAACACCTTTGGGTACATTGCCAAAGCTATTGGACCTCAAGATGTCTTAGCTACTCTTCTAAACAATCTCAAGGTGCAAGAGCGTCAGAACCGTGTCTGTACAACAGTCGCTATTGCAATTGTTGCTGAGACGTGTTCACCTTTCACTGTTTTGCCTGCGCTCATGAATGAATACCGTGTTCCAGAGCTTAACGTACAGAATGGTGTTCTGAAATCTCTCTCTTTCCTCTTTGAGTACATCGGTGAAATGGGGAAGGATTATATCTATGCTGTGACTCCTCTCCTTGAAGATGCTCTTATGGACAGGGATCTGGTTCACCGGCAGACTGCAGCTTCTGCTGTGAAACACATGGCTCTTGGTGTTGCAGGTTTAGGCTGTGAAGATGCATTGGTGCACCTTATGAATTATGTGTGGCCCAATATCTTTGAAACTTCACCTCACGTCATTAACGCTGTTACAGAAGCCATAGAAGGGATGAGAGTTGCTCTTGGTGCTGCTGCAGTACTGAACTACTGTCTGCAGGGTTTGTTCCACCCAGCAAGGAAAGTCAGAGAAGTTTACTGGAAGATTTACAATTCACTTTATATCGGAGCACAGGATGCTCTTGTTGCTGCTTATCCCACCCTGGAGGATGAAGGAGAGAATGTCTATAGTAGACCTGAGTTGTTGATGTTTGTGTAA